A genomic window from Pontibacillus halophilus JSM 076056 = DSM 19796 includes:
- the addA gene encoding helicase-exonuclease AddAB subunit AddA: MPQWTPEQEEAIYTSGTDMLVAAAAGSGKTAVLVERIIQKLLNQDNPTDIDTLLVVTFTNAAAQEMRNRVAEALEEALVQYPDSTHLRKQLSLLQRASISTLHSFCLDVVRSYAYMLDLDPGFRIADTIEADLLRQEIVEDLFEEWYGKEGEERDRFFEVVDRFSSDRSDVEVEQLMLDVYDFAMQNPNPDTWMEGVKRMYEVSPDQGEEGLSWLPILKRDVRGQLEAMMQETEQALQLTRESDGPYHYAEAIDDDRLKMAEALGLLDQSWSELQNYMQQSGSFQKLSGKKVECSEDKKERVKKLRDRYKKRWNSLKEDWFTRSLDAHLQDMNRLSPVVDQLMVLVKEFRTRFQQKKKERAIVDFADLEHYCLQILLGDSSTEDAFIPSEVAYLYREQFTELLVDEYQDTNLVQETILRLLTDGEDAANLFMVGDVKQSIYRFRHAEPTLFMNKYKEFKEETHPAKRIDLARNFRSRKEVLHGTNYIFRQILDEEVGEMNYEQDAELIYSNKIYDELVSSDADAELLIIDREANEEAEQDAEGENFQDLEKAQLEARAYADKIKTWLGHGDQPALQVVDKATGAMRPIQYRDIVILMRSMTWAPTIIEELKQQGIPVYAELSTGYFEAIEIQIMISLLKVVDNPRQDIPLASVLRSPIVGLNEDELTSVRLADKKGTYYEALKQYRRVGDSKELIQKVDDFLTRLNSFRKRARQGSLSELIWGIYRETGYYDFVGGIPGGRQRQANLRALYDRARTYEATTFRGLFRFLRFIERIEERGEDLGAARALGEQEDVVRIMTIHKSKGLEFPAVLVGAMDKEFNTSDLRQKYLLHKDLGFGSKFIDPEKRIMYPTLVYHALKREKQRELLAEEMRVLYVALTRAKEKLVMVGNVKSLEQRLEKWREWVSHKDWVLPAQYRLEAKTYLDWVGPSLIRHEGAMDLRGDVNVELVPDAIYRDESKWKVSLVHGSVYTNPDVVEEEESEALEYAIRNWEPLEEQELNDDVDRRLSFQYEHQDAVSHRAKQSVTELKRQRELQDENSGQSLIQNVKRPIVDRPRFMQESKELTGAEIGTAMHTVMQHLPFDRALAAFEIEEKVSEMVHNELLTYEESEVVQTEAIEAFYVSEIGRKMIAADTLYREVPFTLVLPANEVYADWKDDTEEKVFIQGVIDTIIPEEDGWVILDYKTDRVDTPVTDATEKKLQDRYRTQLKLYAEALQRIWKQPIKETYLYFFHASLLTKMEANVEDEG, from the coding sequence ATGCCACAATGGACACCTGAACAAGAAGAAGCCATTTACACGAGCGGGACGGATATGCTCGTTGCTGCTGCCGCAGGCTCAGGGAAGACAGCCGTTCTTGTTGAACGAATCATTCAGAAGTTATTAAATCAAGACAACCCAACAGATATTGATACGTTACTCGTTGTAACGTTTACGAATGCAGCTGCCCAGGAGATGCGTAACCGTGTGGCAGAAGCGTTAGAGGAAGCACTCGTTCAATATCCAGATTCCACTCACCTTAGGAAACAATTGTCGCTGTTGCAGCGCGCATCGATTTCAACGCTTCACTCCTTCTGTCTTGATGTAGTGAGAAGCTATGCCTATATGCTTGATTTAGATCCTGGCTTTCGGATTGCGGATACGATTGAAGCGGACCTTCTACGCCAAGAAATAGTCGAAGATTTGTTTGAAGAGTGGTATGGGAAAGAAGGGGAGGAGCGAGATCGTTTCTTTGAAGTAGTTGACCGCTTCTCGAGTGACCGTAGTGATGTGGAAGTGGAGCAACTGATGCTTGATGTGTATGATTTCGCGATGCAGAATCCAAATCCAGATACGTGGATGGAAGGCGTCAAGCGTATGTATGAAGTATCACCTGATCAAGGAGAAGAGGGACTGTCCTGGCTTCCCATCCTTAAGCGTGATGTCCGGGGTCAGCTGGAGGCAATGATGCAAGAAACAGAGCAAGCGCTTCAGCTCACCAGAGAAAGTGATGGACCTTATCACTATGCCGAGGCAATCGATGACGACCGCCTTAAGATGGCAGAGGCATTAGGGCTGCTCGATCAGTCTTGGAGCGAGCTCCAGAATTATATGCAACAATCCGGTAGTTTCCAGAAGCTATCTGGGAAGAAGGTTGAGTGTTCAGAGGACAAGAAAGAACGGGTGAAGAAGCTACGAGACCGCTATAAGAAACGTTGGAATAGCTTGAAGGAAGACTGGTTTACTCGTTCTTTGGATGCTCATTTGCAAGATATGAACCGCTTGAGCCCGGTTGTCGACCAGCTCATGGTGCTCGTTAAAGAATTCCGCACACGTTTCCAACAGAAGAAGAAAGAACGTGCGATTGTCGACTTCGCAGACTTAGAGCATTATTGCCTTCAAATCTTGTTGGGTGACTCCTCAACAGAGGATGCCTTCATTCCGTCAGAAGTGGCTTATTTGTACCGGGAGCAGTTCACTGAATTATTAGTGGATGAATATCAAGATACGAATCTTGTACAAGAAACGATCTTGCGTTTACTAACGGATGGGGAGGACGCAGCGAATCTGTTCATGGTTGGAGATGTAAAGCAAAGTATTTATCGTTTCCGTCATGCGGAACCGACCCTCTTTATGAACAAGTACAAAGAATTTAAAGAAGAGACGCATCCAGCGAAGCGCATCGACCTCGCTCGGAACTTTAGAAGTCGTAAAGAAGTTCTTCATGGTACAAACTATATCTTCCGCCAGATTCTCGATGAAGAAGTCGGAGAGATGAACTATGAACAAGATGCAGAACTGATTTATAGCAATAAGATCTACGATGAGCTTGTGTCGAGTGATGCAGATGCTGAGCTATTGATTATTGACCGGGAAGCGAATGAAGAAGCAGAGCAAGATGCAGAAGGAGAGAACTTCCAAGACCTCGAGAAGGCGCAGCTCGAGGCGCGTGCCTATGCAGACAAGATTAAAACGTGGCTCGGACATGGTGACCAACCTGCCCTCCAAGTCGTAGATAAGGCAACAGGAGCGATGCGCCCTATTCAATATCGTGACATCGTGATTCTCATGCGTTCTATGACGTGGGCGCCTACCATTATTGAAGAGTTGAAGCAACAGGGGATTCCAGTATATGCTGAGCTATCTACCGGTTATTTCGAAGCCATTGAGATTCAAATTATGATAAGTCTGCTGAAAGTCGTTGATAACCCAAGACAAGATATTCCGCTCGCCTCAGTCCTTCGCTCCCCAATTGTAGGATTAAATGAGGATGAGCTCACAAGCGTTCGCTTGGCGGATAAGAAGGGGACATATTACGAGGCGTTGAAGCAATATCGACGTGTTGGGGACAGCAAAGAACTGATTCAGAAAGTAGACGACTTCTTAACGAGACTCAACAGCTTTCGAAAGCGTGCGCGCCAAGGCTCATTATCTGAACTCATTTGGGGAATTTACCGTGAGACGGGCTATTATGATTTCGTTGGTGGGATACCAGGTGGCCGACAGCGACAAGCGAATCTTCGTGCCTTGTATGACCGTGCCAGAACGTATGAAGCAACGACCTTCCGCGGTTTATTCCGTTTCTTGCGCTTCATTGAACGCATTGAAGAGCGGGGAGAGGACTTAGGAGCTGCACGGGCACTCGGCGAACAAGAGGACGTTGTGCGGATCATGACCATTCACAAGAGTAAAGGTCTTGAGTTTCCAGCTGTTCTTGTCGGGGCCATGGATAAAGAGTTTAATACGAGTGACTTAAGGCAGAAGTACTTGTTGCATAAGGATTTAGGCTTTGGAAGTAAGTTTATTGATCCTGAGAAGAGGATTATGTATCCAACTCTTGTCTATCATGCATTAAAGCGTGAGAAGCAACGGGAATTGTTGGCTGAGGAGATGCGTGTATTGTATGTAGCGCTCACTCGTGCGAAGGAAAAGCTTGTCATGGTCGGGAACGTCAAATCGCTAGAGCAACGCCTTGAGAAATGGCGGGAGTGGGTCAGTCATAAAGACTGGGTATTGCCTGCTCAATATCGACTTGAAGCGAAGACCTATCTTGACTGGGTAGGCCCATCTCTTATTCGTCATGAGGGAGCGATGGACTTACGGGGAGATGTGAACGTTGAGCTTGTTCCAGACGCTATTTATCGTGATGAATCGAAATGGAAAGTATCCCTTGTGCATGGAAGTGTGTATACAAATCCTGATGTTGTGGAAGAAGAGGAAAGCGAGGCGCTTGAATATGCCATACGTAATTGGGAGCCACTTGAAGAACAAGAACTAAATGATGATGTGGATCGTCGTCTTTCGTTCCAATATGAACATCAAGATGCGGTATCTCATCGTGCCAAGCAATCTGTGACGGAGTTGAAACGACAACGAGAGCTGCAGGATGAGAATAGTGGCCAATCCTTGATTCAGAACGTCAAGCGCCCAATCGTTGACCGTCCTCGCTTTATGCAAGAGAGCAAAGAATTGACTGGTGCAGAAATAGGTACGGCAATGCATACCGTCATGCAACACTTGCCTTTTGACCGCGCTCTTGCAGCGTTTGAAATTGAAGAGAAGGTAAGCGAGATGGTTCATAACGAATTGCTCACGTACGAAGAATCAGAAGTCGTTCAAACAGAAGCGATTGAAGCCTTCTATGTGAGTGAAATCGGTAGAAAAATGATTGCAGCAGATACGCTTTATCGTGAGGTTCCCTTTACACTCGTTCTTCCAGCCAATGAAGTGTACGCAGATTGGAAGGATGACACGGAAGAGAAAGTGTTTATCCAAGGGGTTATCGATACGATTATTCCTGAAGAAGATGGATGGGTCATCCTCGATTACAAGACAGATCGAGTCGACACTCCAGTAACAGATGCGACGGAGAAGAAGCTGCAGGATCGCTATCGAACACAGCTTAAGTTGTATGCAGAAGCACTGCAACGAATTTGGAAACAACCAATTAAAGAGACGTATTTGTATTTCTTCCACGCATCGTTGCTTACGAAAATGGAGGCGAATGTTG
- the addB gene encoding helicase-exonuclease AddAB subunit AddB, whose product MSIRFLLGRAGSGKSTHVLHEIREELKARPDGPPILYIVPDQMTFQQEYALLKDGEVEGSIRAQVLSFSRLAWRVFQEVGGGTKKMLSSTGVQMMLRKIAEERKSDWNVFQKAIEKQGFMEQLETMMTEFKRYRVTPTLLQEQLTNMDRFQHKHPGEQTLQHKLEDMLYIYEHMTEAMSGQYIDNEDMLQLLIDQLEKASFLDGAEIYLDGFHRFTPQELMVIQALMKKATRTSVTLTLDRPRYGDIDELDLFYQTGHTYQVIEQTGQEVGIGVSEIKYLDGEFGRFHYLSGLQHLEHYFNARPAPPYQGEVPLTVAQAVNPRAEVEGVAQEIVGLVRDHGYRYQDMAILIREPEVYHDLIQTVFRDYRIPVFVDEKRTMLNHPLIELLRSALEVIEGNWRYDALFRLLKTDFIPATDDEHPLTQEAIDELENYVLEYGIRTKSRWLSDQRWHFKRFRGFDQASQTDEEKRKEERMNRLRQQVVDALEPLDTKFREARTVRERTVVLFTWLEQLGVPRKLDQWRDEFDEQGEIERSREQEQVWDSVIGLMDEMVEMVGEEALSMNVYRTTMESGFDSLNFAHVPPSMDHIIVGNVDRSRITGIKCAFLLGVNEGMWPMKPQSEGVISERERELLSESGLALADSSKRQLLDDHFYVYLAFTAAADYLWVSYPLSNEEGKSKTPAPMVKRVLEMFPSIEEKLLLQDSDEHEETERFITTPEKTRSTLSAQLSRYLRGYPMDDIWWDVLHWYMKKDENVEDTKRVLLSLFYENTPENLRKDTAKQLHNQQHVRASVSRLETYYRCSYQHFARYGLGLQERSVYKLDAPDIGVLFHEALKQITEWIQVEGKDWNAITKHDTDQYAERAVHELSPILQHQILHSSNRYQYIQQKLQSVVARAAHMLSEQAKRSQFAPVGLELGFGPDEKIPPLNLDLGNGYELQLRGRIDRVDRALGDEGLLLRIIDYKSSAKGLDLVEVYYGLALQMLAYLDVVLSKAETWLGAEASPAGVLYFHVHNPILSENALLKDADIEEEIFKKFKMQGLLVEDEDIVKMMDTNLESGVSQIVPAGLKKAGGFRKGSHTAEQVAFQELQGYVRDLMGQAGRSITEGEVNLNPYQKDQQVACTHCPFKSVCQFDPTLEENNYRTLKPMKDDEIIETIVRKEEE is encoded by the coding sequence ATGTCAATTCGATTTTTATTAGGCCGTGCGGGGTCTGGGAAGAGTACTCATGTTCTACATGAGATTCGTGAAGAGTTGAAAGCGCGCCCGGATGGTCCACCTATTCTATACATTGTTCCTGACCAAATGACATTCCAGCAGGAGTATGCCCTTCTTAAAGACGGGGAAGTGGAAGGGAGTATCAGAGCCCAAGTTCTTAGCTTCTCCCGACTCGCCTGGCGTGTCTTTCAGGAGGTTGGTGGCGGTACGAAGAAGATGCTTAGCTCTACAGGAGTTCAGATGATGCTTCGTAAAATTGCGGAAGAGCGAAAGTCAGATTGGAATGTGTTCCAAAAGGCGATTGAGAAGCAAGGATTTATGGAGCAGTTGGAGACGATGATGACGGAATTTAAGCGCTACCGTGTCACGCCTACTCTACTACAGGAACAACTGACGAATATGGACCGCTTCCAGCATAAGCATCCAGGAGAACAGACGCTCCAACATAAGCTTGAAGACATGCTGTATATCTACGAGCACATGACAGAGGCGATGAGCGGACAATACATAGACAATGAAGACATGCTTCAATTGTTAATCGACCAGCTTGAGAAGGCGAGCTTCCTTGATGGCGCAGAAATTTATTTAGACGGCTTCCACCGTTTTACTCCACAAGAACTGATGGTCATCCAAGCGCTAATGAAGAAGGCGACACGAACGTCGGTTACGTTGACGCTCGACCGACCTCGTTATGGTGACATTGATGAACTAGACTTGTTCTATCAAACTGGCCACACGTATCAGGTGATTGAGCAGACGGGTCAGGAAGTAGGGATTGGCGTTTCAGAGATTAAGTATTTGGACGGAGAATTTGGACGCTTCCACTACTTATCGGGCCTTCAGCATTTGGAGCATTATTTTAATGCACGGCCAGCCCCTCCTTATCAAGGAGAGGTTCCTTTAACGGTGGCGCAAGCTGTAAATCCGCGTGCGGAAGTTGAAGGGGTTGCACAGGAGATTGTCGGGCTCGTTCGGGACCATGGCTATCGGTATCAGGATATGGCCATCTTAATTCGCGAGCCTGAGGTGTATCACGACTTGATTCAGACGGTATTCCGGGATTATCGAATTCCTGTGTTCGTCGATGAGAAACGGACTATGCTCAACCACCCATTAATTGAATTGCTGCGGTCAGCTTTAGAAGTCATTGAAGGAAACTGGCGCTACGATGCGTTATTCCGATTATTAAAGACCGACTTCATTCCAGCTACGGATGATGAACACCCACTCACACAAGAAGCGATTGATGAGCTTGAGAACTATGTGCTTGAATACGGTATCCGTACGAAATCGAGATGGTTATCAGACCAGCGTTGGCATTTTAAGCGGTTCCGTGGATTTGATCAGGCTTCTCAGACAGATGAGGAGAAACGAAAGGAAGAACGGATGAATCGCCTACGCCAGCAGGTAGTGGATGCGCTTGAACCATTGGATACGAAATTCCGAGAAGCACGTACAGTACGTGAGCGTACGGTCGTCCTATTTACTTGGCTTGAACAGCTCGGTGTTCCAAGAAAGCTTGATCAATGGAGAGATGAGTTCGATGAGCAAGGTGAAATCGAACGTTCCAGAGAGCAAGAGCAAGTGTGGGATTCAGTGATTGGTCTCATGGATGAAATGGTTGAAATGGTTGGCGAAGAGGCATTATCTATGAACGTTTATCGAACGACAATGGAATCAGGATTTGATTCGTTAAACTTCGCCCATGTTCCCCCTAGCATGGATCATATTATTGTTGGGAATGTCGACCGTTCAAGAATTACGGGGATTAAATGTGCGTTCCTGCTCGGTGTAAATGAAGGTATGTGGCCGATGAAGCCTCAATCAGAAGGAGTTATTTCAGAACGTGAGCGGGAGTTATTATCAGAAAGCGGGCTCGCTCTTGCTGATAGCAGTAAGCGACAACTACTCGATGATCATTTCTACGTCTATCTCGCCTTTACTGCGGCAGCTGACTATTTATGGGTCAGCTACCCCCTTAGTAATGAGGAAGGAAAGTCGAAGACACCGGCGCCAATGGTGAAGCGTGTGCTTGAAATGTTCCCATCTATCGAAGAGAAGTTGCTGCTGCAGGATTCTGATGAACACGAGGAAACAGAGCGGTTTATTACCACGCCTGAGAAGACGCGTTCCACGTTATCTGCTCAGCTGTCTCGGTATTTACGTGGCTATCCGATGGACGATATTTGGTGGGACGTACTTCATTGGTATATGAAGAAGGATGAGAATGTAGAAGACACGAAACGTGTCTTGCTGAGCCTATTCTATGAGAATACGCCTGAGAATTTACGCAAAGACACAGCGAAGCAGCTCCACAATCAGCAACATGTACGAGCGAGTGTGTCGCGTCTTGAAACCTATTACCGTTGCTCATACCAACATTTCGCCCGTTACGGTCTAGGGTTACAAGAGCGGTCGGTCTATAAGCTTGATGCTCCGGATATTGGGGTGTTGTTCCATGAGGCATTAAAGCAAATTACCGAATGGATCCAAGTGGAAGGGAAGGATTGGAACGCCATCACGAAGCATGATACTGACCAGTATGCAGAACGAGCGGTACATGAACTTTCACCTATTCTGCAACACCAAATTCTACACAGCTCGAATCGATATCAATACATTCAACAGAAGCTTCAGAGCGTTGTCGCTCGTGCAGCACATATGCTGAGTGAACAAGCGAAACGAAGCCAGTTTGCTCCTGTAGGATTGGAGTTAGGATTCGGACCAGATGAGAAGATTCCGCCACTAAACTTAGACTTAGGGAACGGGTATGAATTGCAGCTTCGGGGTCGGATTGACCGTGTTGACCGTGCCCTTGGTGATGAGGGGTTGTTGCTTCGAATCATTGACTATAAATCGAGCGCGAAGGGACTTGACCTTGTGGAAGTCTATTATGGTCTTGCGCTTCAAATGCTTGCCTATTTAGATGTAGTCTTATCGAAAGCGGAAACGTGGCTTGGTGCAGAAGCTTCTCCTGCAGGTGTGCTTTACTTCCACGTCCACAATCCAATACTTTCTGAGAATGCCTTGTTGAAGGATGCCGATATTGAAGAGGAAATCTTCAAGAAGTTTAAGATGCAAGGCTTGCTCGTTGAAGATGAGGATATTGTGAAGATGATGGATACGAACCTTGAGAGCGGCGTGAGTCAAATTGTCCCGGCAGGACTCAAGAAGGCCGGTGGATTCCGTAAAGGTTCTCATACCGCAGAGCAAGTCGCGTTTCAAGAACTGCAAGGATACGTTCGTGACTTAATGGGTCAGGCGGGTCGTTCCATTACAGAAGGTGAAGTAAACTTAAATCCTTATCAGAAAGACCAACAAGTGGCTTGCACACACTGTCCATTCAAATCGGTCTGCCAATTTGACCCGACGTTAGAAGAAAACAACTACCGCACGCTGAAGCCGATGAAGGATGATGAAATCATTGAAACGATTGTGCGGAAGGAGGAAGAATAA
- a CDS encoding MFS transporter, translated as MNRSHLAACALIVTGIFIASNLYLMIPHVDYLSETYNVTKTTASLASSLFIFPYAIGLFCFGLLADRLPHRLILLTGILGLVCLTFVIGTVDNFGLFLLLRVLQGLLAACFAPTSFAYTFLHYDGKEQAFVIAIINTGFLFAGIFGQMYADAVFTWFNFSAIFYGCSLCYLLCWIGLASSLAKPRDASVTKPVPIRSIVSFFRFSPLQKLYVTAFFLLLTVIAFYGSLELYLSTHPSFLPYSLQTFRLIGLLGIIPSFFAGPLVEKWGARPLLVSMLLLMSVGFLLPSIAFHPWTLLLASIAMIASTSLTIPMVIMLIGFYGNRARATAISMYSFILLTGASAGSILATFIPVQGVIGAALIGFVFLAITIQGLKIHQSPLTIQS; from the coding sequence ATGAATCGCTCACACCTTGCCGCCTGTGCCTTAATCGTGACCGGTATTTTCATTGCTAGTAATTTATATTTAATGATTCCTCACGTTGATTATTTATCAGAAACCTACAATGTGACGAAGACGACAGCTTCACTTGCCAGTTCTTTGTTCATCTTCCCTTATGCCATCGGTCTCTTTTGTTTCGGTCTGCTTGCTGACCGTTTGCCTCACCGACTGATCCTGTTAACAGGAATTCTTGGCCTTGTCTGCCTGACCTTCGTAATCGGAACTGTAGATAACTTTGGACTATTTCTCCTACTTCGCGTTCTACAAGGGTTACTAGCAGCCTGCTTTGCCCCTACCAGCTTTGCGTACACGTTCCTCCATTATGATGGGAAAGAGCAAGCCTTTGTGATTGCCATTATTAACACTGGATTTCTCTTCGCAGGGATCTTTGGTCAGATGTACGCGGATGCTGTATTTACGTGGTTTAATTTCAGTGCCATCTTTTACGGGTGTAGCCTTTGCTATCTTCTATGCTGGATTGGTCTTGCTTCATCCTTGGCTAAACCACGTGACGCGTCTGTTACAAAGCCAGTTCCAATCCGTTCTATTGTATCATTTTTTCGCTTTTCACCCTTACAGAAGCTGTACGTTACAGCCTTCTTTTTGCTCTTAACTGTCATTGCCTTTTACGGAAGTCTCGAGCTCTATCTTTCCACGCATCCATCCTTCCTTCCCTATTCCTTGCAAACGTTCCGTCTCATTGGATTGCTTGGGATTATTCCTTCATTCTTTGCCGGTCCACTCGTAGAGAAATGGGGGGCACGACCGTTACTTGTGAGCATGCTCCTGCTCATGTCAGTTGGCTTCCTCTTGCCGTCGATTGCCTTTCATCCATGGACATTGCTCCTTGCCTCTATTGCAATGATTGCTTCCACGTCACTCACGATTCCAATGGTCATTATGTTAATTGGCTTCTACGGAAACCGTGCTAGAGCGACCGCCATTTCTATGTACTCCTTTATCTTACTCACCGGAGCGAGTGCAGGAAGTATCTTAGCTACCTTCATTCCTGTTCAAGGAGTGATTGGTGCAGCACTCATTGGATTTGTATTTCTCGCCATTACCATCCAAGGGCTGAAGATTCATCAATCTCCGCTAACTATCCAATCATAA
- the lepB gene encoding signal peptidase I, whose amino-acid sequence MTWKKSMRFMRTVLFALVFALLFRSYLFASYVVDGKSMEPTLYDGNLLMVNKVIYDWNDVNHLDVVVFHYNEQEDYVKRVIGLPGDTIEYREDTLYLNGQAVNEDYLDPFRPENGEALTQDFTLTEVTGEKTVPDGSMFVLGDNRAESLDSRYFGFVPIDSIVGKVDVRYWPISQVSLSFL is encoded by the coding sequence ATGACCTGGAAAAAATCGATGAGATTTATGCGGACGGTTTTATTTGCGTTAGTCTTTGCGCTCTTGTTCCGTTCCTATTTGTTTGCCAGTTACGTAGTGGATGGGAAGTCGATGGAGCCGACGCTCTACGATGGAAATTTACTCATGGTCAATAAGGTTATCTACGATTGGAACGATGTGAATCATTTGGACGTTGTCGTCTTTCATTACAATGAGCAAGAGGATTATGTGAAGCGTGTCATTGGGTTACCTGGTGATACGATTGAATATCGAGAAGATACGCTCTACTTAAATGGACAAGCGGTGAATGAGGATTATCTCGACCCATTTCGTCCAGAGAATGGAGAAGCCCTTACGCAAGACTTCACGTTGACGGAAGTGACTGGAGAAAAGACGGTACCGGATGGCTCTATGTTCGTTCTTGGCGATAACCGGGCCGAAAGCTTAGACAGTCGTTACTTTGGATTTGTGCCAATTGATAGCATCGTCGGCAAGGTGGATGTTCGTTACTGGCCAATCTCCCAGGTCTCGCTATCATTCTTATAA
- a CDS encoding TVP38/TMEM64 family protein has translation MNLTDLTFQDLKRMFENDTLDDFFLDLLDQYAQLGPIPGILLPFLEAFLPFLPLFAFVLGNSLAYGLFFGFLYSWIGAAAGAFVVFLFIRRVGDWRFMKFIREHKRVRKVTAWLERHGFGPLFLLMCFPFSPSAIINVVAGLSKVSVQQFMLAVVMGKAVMIFTIAFVGHSITEFTAHPVRTLIVGICILLFWVVGKYIEQRLKVRTEEREHVRD, from the coding sequence ATGAACTTGACAGATCTTACGTTTCAGGATTTGAAGAGAATGTTTGAGAATGATACATTGGATGATTTTTTTCTTGATTTGCTCGATCAATATGCGCAGTTAGGTCCCATCCCTGGTATCTTGTTGCCGTTTCTGGAAGCGTTTCTTCCGTTTCTGCCGCTATTTGCGTTTGTGCTTGGGAACTCCCTTGCCTATGGGTTGTTCTTTGGCTTTCTCTATTCGTGGATTGGGGCGGCTGCGGGGGCATTTGTTGTATTCCTGTTCATACGGCGAGTTGGCGATTGGCGATTTATGAAATTTATTCGTGAGCATAAGCGGGTTCGAAAGGTGACAGCCTGGCTTGAACGTCATGGATTCGGCCCACTGTTCCTATTAATGTGCTTCCCGTTCTCTCCGTCGGCTATCATTAACGTTGTAGCAGGTTTATCTAAGGTGAGTGTGCAACAGTTTATGCTTGCGGTGGTTATGGGGAAAGCCGTGATGATCTTCACGATTGCGTTTGTGGGACATAGCATTACGGAGTTTACGGCTCATCCTGTACGTACACTTATTGTAGGGATTTGCATTCTACTCTTCTGGGTTGTTGGGAAATACATTGAACAACGATTAAAGGTTCGGACAGAGGAGCGAGAGCACGTAAGGGATTAA